One region of Natronolimnobius baerhuensis genomic DNA includes:
- a CDS encoding DUF7527 domain-containing protein yields the protein MESRTQERVEQWDSRPFSGGYDGLSDLADSGFSGAVTAASTWLFMLNGRIVGVVDGAIDDFEAASGTTYQAPHPSLPLLYAMDEQGGETRAQYYTNETSLAEVDQTLQDGSFTGYIELSENVLSGDYYAVYYGGRRMAAAYIGNAERLVTGDEAFEKANDEVGIYEVIDVEITVTDVPGSDPDTATEPDSEPSPTGTDRDATSSVAGLETDPEPEPSVDPTESAVDPIDVSSGDAVSVETDATGLEDLTATGEESADGASNDADDAAGITTAYDETATTESASGITDVDVDVETGSDAGNAGADVPGDETGKDATQASESSAAEADSEAQSGSGPDPADVEAAAEQLEQNDISWTDDKSGDDDSVETAAEPATSESAEPSTDVGDVDEPDADSSTVASSQSAADAADATGAAVTTDAADTDDDADDDTAEGDEDDSQLEERFEEEEQWRETRQIPSIDPDNSVTTESTAKTRARNRRARRADSNSSQSASQSDSSPSADAAGSSRQSSQTDTAESHQTDSTPSRTRTETTSNTGQRSRSTDSDRTTTSEATDTAASQTPTAERNTRLERLTDRIERLEEQREALESKNKELVSERNRLRTQNQELSDTVNRLEARIDDLESSAASGDDAVSAATALSPAQALAGTNLFVRYASKSQPTLEMAHDGEADRDEVATNLRLEQHTEFEADSVAVDGTPYEEFLASTMAYQFVDWLTEMALYEIRDTGNAGGLGDLYDAIPRIDRAELNATISLADDETDDVPDELTFDVVAFDKMGNPLVLATLNDSREPVTEDTLVELEEAASAVKANYPDLAASMAITSSYFEPGALEVTEQATSSGFLSRGSKLSYVNLSRKSGYHLCLVESRSEGFHMNVPEL from the coding sequence ATGGAATCGCGCACGCAGGAGCGCGTCGAACAATGGGATTCTCGCCCGTTCAGTGGCGGTTACGATGGACTTTCGGATCTCGCTGATAGTGGATTCTCCGGGGCCGTTACGGCAGCAAGCACGTGGTTGTTTATGCTTAATGGCCGTATCGTGGGCGTCGTCGACGGTGCAATCGACGACTTCGAGGCCGCCTCCGGGACAACGTATCAGGCACCGCATCCATCGCTGCCGCTACTGTATGCGATGGACGAACAGGGTGGCGAGACGCGGGCACAGTACTATACGAACGAAACGTCGCTTGCAGAGGTGGATCAGACGCTGCAGGATGGCTCCTTTACTGGCTATATCGAACTGAGCGAAAACGTCCTCAGTGGCGACTACTACGCCGTCTACTACGGCGGCCGACGGATGGCTGCGGCCTATATCGGGAACGCCGAACGGTTGGTGACCGGTGATGAGGCGTTCGAAAAGGCCAACGACGAAGTCGGCATCTACGAAGTAATCGACGTTGAAATCACCGTCACTGATGTCCCCGGGAGCGACCCGGATACAGCGACCGAACCCGACTCGGAGCCGTCTCCCACTGGCACTGACCGCGACGCCACCTCGAGTGTAGCCGGCCTCGAGACCGACCCCGAACCGGAGCCAAGTGTCGACCCGACCGAGAGTGCCGTCGACCCAATCGACGTCTCGAGCGGTGACGCTGTATCGGTCGAAACGGATGCAACGGGACTCGAGGACCTCACCGCAACGGGTGAGGAGTCAGCCGATGGCGCGTCCAACGACGCCGACGACGCAGCCGGGATTACAACGGCCTACGACGAGACGGCGACGACGGAGTCCGCATCAGGGATCACCGACGTCGACGTCGATGTCGAGACCGGTTCTGACGCTGGCAACGCTGGTGCGGACGTTCCTGGCGACGAGACAGGAAAAGACGCCACGCAGGCGTCAGAGTCGAGCGCTGCCGAAGCCGACTCGGAGGCCCAATCCGGCTCTGGCCCTGATCCTGCAGACGTCGAAGCCGCAGCCGAGCAACTCGAACAAAACGATATCTCCTGGACTGACGACAAGAGCGGAGATGATGACAGCGTGGAGACGGCCGCCGAACCCGCCACAAGCGAGTCTGCCGAGCCATCGACAGACGTCGGCGATGTGGACGAACCCGATGCAGACTCGAGTACGGTCGCTTCGTCTCAATCCGCCGCTGACGCTGCGGACGCGACTGGGGCCGCTGTGACGACTGACGCGGCCGACACGGACGACGACGCAGACGATGACACTGCCGAGGGCGACGAAGACGACTCACAACTCGAGGAGCGCTTCGAGGAAGAAGAACAGTGGCGCGAGACACGCCAGATCCCGTCAATTGATCCGGATAACTCGGTGACGACGGAATCGACAGCGAAGACCCGCGCCCGAAATCGTCGCGCGCGACGCGCAGACTCGAACTCGAGTCAGTCAGCGTCCCAGTCCGATTCCAGTCCGAGCGCTGATGCGGCTGGCTCCTCCCGCCAGTCATCACAGACAGACACAGCTGAGTCACACCAGACAGACTCGACGCCCTCGCGTACACGCACGGAGACGACTTCCAACACGGGCCAGCGCTCGAGGAGCACCGACTCCGACCGGACGACTACGAGCGAGGCAACCGATACGGCAGCGTCACAGACGCCCACAGCCGAGCGAAACACCCGTCTCGAGCGCCTCACCGACCGAATTGAACGCCTCGAGGAACAACGAGAAGCCCTCGAGTCGAAGAACAAGGAACTCGTCTCCGAGCGCAACCGCCTGCGCACACAGAATCAGGAACTGTCAGACACGGTCAACCGACTCGAGGCCCGAATCGACGACCTCGAATCGAGTGCTGCCAGTGGAGACGACGCTGTCAGCGCCGCAACCGCTCTCTCGCCAGCCCAGGCACTCGCTGGCACGAATCTCTTCGTGCGCTACGCCTCGAAGAGCCAGCCCACACTCGAGATGGCTCACGACGGCGAGGCCGACCGCGACGAGGTCGCGACGAATCTCCGCCTCGAGCAACACACGGAGTTCGAGGCCGACAGTGTTGCTGTCGATGGCACGCCGTACGAGGAGTTCCTCGCTTCGACGATGGCCTATCAGTTCGTCGACTGGCTCACCGAGATGGCGCTGTACGAAATCCGTGACACTGGCAACGCGGGCGGTCTCGGTGACCTCTACGATGCGATCCCCCGAATCGACCGCGCCGAACTGAACGCGACGATTTCGCTCGCCGATGACGAGACCGACGACGTACCGGACGAACTCACGTTCGACGTCGTCGCATTCGACAAGATGGGCAACCCGCTCGTCCTCGCCACACTGAATGACTCACGCGAGCCAGTCACCGAGGACACGCTCGTCGAACTCGAGGAAGCGGCCTCTGCAGTCAAGGCGAATTATCCCGACCTCGCCGCCTCGATGGCCATCACCTCGAGTTACTTCGAACCCGGCGCACTCGAGGTCACAGAGCAGGCAACAAGCAGTGGATTCCTCAGCCGTGGCTCGAAACTGAGCTACGTCAACCTCTCTCGGAAGAGCGGCTACCACCTCTGTCTCGTCGAATCGCGCTCGGAAGGGTTCCACATGAACGTGCCCGAGCTGTAG